TCTAACAGCTGCTTTCCCCCTCCTTTGCAGGCGGGTCCTGCCTCACGAGAGTGAGGTGGCCGGAGCCCTCATGACTTTCTTCCTAGCTCTGGGGCTCTCCTGTGGtgcctctctctcctttctcttcaaaTCCCTCTTGTGAGACAGCCCCATTTCCTTCCTCAGCCCTGCTGGTCTGGGAACCTTGTAGGCAGGGGGGCTGTGAGGTTTggagtgagggagagaagagagctGAGAATGTGGAGTGGGTCCTGGACAGGTGACTGAGGAACCAGACTGGGAGAACAGGAGGACCAGGGTAGGTGAGACCTCCACGACTGTCCCCCACCCCAGAAGGATTCTTGGGAGGGAGCTGCTCACAGCCAGCAGCTTCCCTCTCCTGCCTGCCAAGGAAGGGCCATGACTTGGCAGGCTTTTAATAAACTGTTAAGGGGGATGAAGGACCCCTGACTTTTCCTAGTCCTGGGCAGTCCTCCAGGAGCTCTCCAAAGGGGTCGTTTGGCCACCTGGCTGGTGATTGAAGTGCTGACCTGGAGGAGGGACCAGGTGACTCCTGCAGATTCTTGGTTTCTGTTGGGAACCTAACCTTGGACATTTTTAGACTGTCCTTCAAATCTGAGGGAGCTCCTGGGCTCAAGCCCTGGGAGAACTGGGGGATTTCATTGGGATCTTTCCTTTGGGAGAAGGCTTTAAAGGGAGCCtgtagagaggagaggagggaatgcTAAgttttgccttgaattccttccatCCTTGCAGAAGTATTATTAGTGAGGTCTATGCTAAAGGTGGGCCCAGCTTGCTGCTACTGTGAGTTGACTTGGTGTGGCCACCATCTACCCTCCTGAACTTGGGGTGAGATGTGAAGCCCCATTTGAGAAGACCGGCAGTGTTCCCTTGCGCTAGGGGTTGTGCAATGAGAAAagcagggaaggggaaggggaactCAACAGCAATTATGAAGGGCCTCCCACTTGACAGACCCTGGGTTGGGTCCAGAGCCTGTCCCCGAGGAGCTTCCATTCTGCGGGAAAATATAAACACAGATCATGGACAGAGTGCCAGAGACTGGCAGGGAGGGAGCTTTGCCAGTGACTCAGGGAAAAACCAGCCACGATGCTGTCCAGAAGCCCTATCACCCCTCTGTACCCTTAGGGTGCCTGCCCCCCTGGTCCCCTCAGTCCTCCTGCTGGCCCAGGGACCTGAGGAAGCTTCTGGAAGGTGCCAGAGTTCCCGCCTTCTAGTTGGTGCTGTCACACCTCCCAGAACCCAATTTCCCCTTTTCCTGCAGGAAGTGCCCATCTGGGGCCTGAGTCCTCAGTCCCTGCTCTCTTACACTTACAAAGGGAGCCTGTACCTTCTATTTTCAAGGCACTCCCATACACACATTAATGAACGCTTCTGAGTGAGGCAGGCATTGTCCCCATGTGACAGACGAAGACATTGTGGAGTTCAGAGTGGGTATCTGAGGAAAATGGGGATTCCAAGTCTGGAAAGAGCAGCATTCCATTCGATTAGCAAACATTTAGCAAGTTTCTAATATATGCATGAAGAAGACACAAAGTTTAAAGAAATCATAGGCCATGCCCTCAGGCATAGTCTGGTTGGGAGCATTAAGCCACAAGCACATAACCAATATGCATTTATTCAATGCCTACTGTATGCTAGGCACCACATTAAGGTTGAGAGCACAAAAAGAAACATGAGGCAGTCTCTCCCTGTCTGCCAGGGGAACCAGCATGTTCACTGAGAAGACAGAATCTATGCCAGTGGATGCCAGTGGATCAGAGAAGGCCATAGTGCTGGCTGCACAGGCCGTGGGGGATCAGGAAAGCTCCCTGGAAGAGGAGTTCAGGGAAGATTAGCCAGGAAGTCCATCCCATAGTAGGAGGTGAGCTCCTTCCCTCAGGTTCCCCACCAAGGGCCCACCTAGCCCCTACCCTCAGGAGGGACCTCATGCCAACCCTCTCCTGTGTGATAGTGGTTAGGAAGCACCCCCTTGGGAAGCAGCAAGACATGGAGGGCAGAACAGTGTAGGAAAGATGAGGCAGAGGACCCCTGCTCCCTCTGAGAAGTAATAACGGGGTGAACACAAGGGCCCAGAATCAGTCTGGGGGTAGACTTGGGAGCTGATGGAGATTAGCTGGGAGGTCAGGGAAGCCCCTTTCTTGAGGAATGGAACCCCTTAGGGGAGGAGGATGTAGGGGCTCTTAACTTTTAGCTTAAGACaagttatttttctctctggTCCTTAGTTtacccataaattaaaaaaaggcagCTCATACTGTGATTTTTATGGGTTCTTGTGCCCCCGAGGAATCTGTATATGACTCGATTTTCCCCTTCACTCCCAGCCCCCAAATACCCAGCACTTCTGGAGAGATGTTTGGTGTGGGAAATAAATGATTGGCTTTTTATATCGTCTGGCTTTTCCTGCCTCTTCTTGGACATGGCTTCCCACCCATTGGCACAGCCTCTGGTCCTGAGACTGAGCCTGGTTCTGTCCAGTCAGGTCCTTGTGTTGGACACCTGGCACCGTCAATAAGGCATCCCTCATGTGGGTAAAGAAAGAAGGCCCCTGGGGGAGACAGAGGAAGCAGATGGTAGGGCCCTTATCAAGCTTAAGGAGGATGTGACtagtggggaggggagggcagggttTGGAGAATGCCCATTGAACCAACTGCCCAGTAGCCTGGGAGGGAGAATGATGCTTCAGTGACTCAGGATCTCTGACCTGACTGGTGCACGGCTTCACTCGTACCAATGAAGACCCCAGGCCGGGCCCTGGAAAAGTCAAACAATCTGGCAAATGGAAGCACAAGAacaagctggggggggggggggtcacgtGCAGAAGagctggatgaatgaatgaacaagtatttattacgGACTTACTGTGTACCAAGCCTGGGGTGCGAATAGAGAGGTCGGACTGTGCCTTCTAATGGAAGTAGGATGGTGCTTAGGGGGCAGCAGCAAAGTAGGTGGTCCTGCCTCTTGCACaccatttccactgataaaatcctATCAGTTCTGAGGTTGAATCATTTGGCAGAAGGCTGGAAGCATCCCATCCCCCAAGCTCAGAGGCTTGGGCTGTCTCCATCAGAATCTGAGGGGAAATGGGGGTCACAGGGATGGTGTGGGGAGGGGCTGTCTCCTATTCCTTCTTCAGGGGtctgactgtgtgactttgggcaagtcatttaccttttgaacCCTGGTTCCTCATCTCTAAGTGTAAGCATTAGGTAGATGGCCTTTCTGCCCCACCCCTCTCTAGCTGAGGGTCCAGGATCAGAAGGATCCTGTTCATTGGTCTTTATCTGGGAGGAGAATTGTAAATGACTGTAAGGTAAAGACACCAAGTACAAAGGCAGCAATCAAATTATGGGGCCTCAGAGGGGCACCACTGTGCCCAGAGCTCCAGGCCTGGAgcaggaagatgtgggttcagatctggcctcagacacttcctagctgagCTTGTCAATTTGGGTAAGTCaattcaccctgtttgcctcagtttcctcatcttgaaaatgagcagaaggaaatggccaacctcTCCATTGTCTtcgccaagaaaactccaaatagggtcacaaagagtaggacaacTGAGAttgttttcctaaaaaaaaaacaaaaccattctgTGGCCAAAAATGTCTTCTGTAACCTCTCTGAGCCTGTGCTCTTCTATCATAGTCTATGCAAATCCCTGGTCCCTTAGGAGGAAGTCATCCTGCGAGGCTTCAGTGGGACTTGGAAGAGACCTTGGCTTCTTGGCAAGGGGTCCACCTCAGTTCCCACCTTTCACCATCCTTCTGGATGCCCCTTACACTTTACCTTTGAGGTGGTCCTCACTGGACCCTGTGAACTGGTTGTGTGTTCCAAGTTGCTGATGGGCTGTTTCCCTCATTAGATGGGGATTTTTGCCTGTCCCAGAACTTAGTACAATACCTCATAGTTAGTCAGAAAGGGTGTGCAATGCTTTTTTATTTGACTTGACTTCATCCACGATCATGAACCAAGGCCCactgaggggtgtgtgtgtgtgtgtgtgtgtgatagaaaCAGTATCCACCATGATAGGAAATCCCAGATCTCAAATAGCTAATTCTGATGGTCAAAGGAGCTTgtacataaacaaaaccaaggtaaatgacttaaaaaaagaagctaaggaatgggagaaaaaagtCATGGAGTCAAATCTTTGACAAAAGGCCTGAAAATGCCTGGGGAATTGATACAAAGATATGGGACTAAGAGTCCCATTCCATAGCAGAGGTTTCAAAAGACAGAATGCAACCCAACAGCTTTAAACCAAATGAAGGCAACTCCAGGCTTCTCCACAAACCCATCGTGTTAGAGAAAGGCTAAGTTTCTTAGTGAGAGATCAGAACTGGTAGAGCTCCCAGCGGGCCCAGCTTGGAATTATGAAGAAAGCTAACTCTGACCCAAGCATTCCATTATGAACCTCCTAAATCACAATTCACACAGGAAGGAAGATCCTGAACTAAACAGGTAAACAAAAAGGGTTGAAAATGTCATTTTCTGTAGAATCAAGGGAGATGTCACCTGAGGTAACGTCCGACTTGAAGGAGCTGGACCACCTGTGGCATGGGGATGTGGGGGCTGAGTCTGAGAGGAGCAGGGCTGCCCCTCCTCCAGGGAGCTGTTTAGGTGCCAGCGTGGAGAGCCGAGGTGGCCCAGGCTCACTGGCCCCCGAGGGTCCGGGGAGCCGCGGCCCCCTCTTCCTGTCAAAATAATGACATCATAACTGTTCGGCGGGCATGTGCCCTTTCCTCAGCTCCACGGAAAAGCAACTTCGGCCGGCTCCCAAGTCCTGGCctcggccccgggccccgggccccgccaCTGCGCCAGGCCGGGGTACAGGGGCAGGATGCGGCCGCCCCGCCGCGGGACCCCCACTTCTTAGCCACCGCCTTGGGGCCGCCGCTGCTCCAGAACCGGGGTGCCCAGCAGGGCTCGGGGGGGAGCCCCCCACCCCGGGGCCCCTAAGAGGAGCTGGGGCATTCCTACACCCGCAAGCCTTTTCTGGCCCCCCCCAGCGGGCACCCCTTTGAGGGGCGCCCCTGGAGGGGGCTTCGCACCGAGGTCGGGGCCCCCTCGAGGTGGGCGCAGCAGCCTGGGCCCActggcggggcggggggcgccctGAGGGCAGGGCCGGGCTCGGGCCAGGCAGAGCTGCGCAGGCGCGGCCGGCTCCGAGGAGGTCAAAAGGGGGGCGGGGGTCGCGGCGCCGCGGGCTCCTCCCCCCTCCCAGGAAAAAGCGCGGAAAACGGTTGCGACGAGGATGGGATTCGAACCCACGCGTGCAGAGCACAATGGATTAGCAGTCCATCGCCTTAACCACTCGGCCACCTCGTCCCGCCGCGGGCTCGGTCCTCGGCGCGGCCCCTTGTCCCTGCGCCGGGCGGCGCGCgcaccgccgccgccgccgcccctcccccgccgggGTTCGCGCGTTCCGCGGAGGGCGGGgcccgcctcccctcccccacggAGGAGCTGCAGAAGGGGCGCGGGGTGGGGGCAGGTGCTTCCGGGGCCGCGGgagtccccccccccaaccccccccccgccccgggcaGCCCCGCTCGCGCCGCTCTCCCGCGCCTGCAGTGCGTCCTCCGGGCCGGCAGGGggcggtggcggcggcggcggcgcgtggtcggggggcggggcgggccggcgCGCCTGCGCGGGGCGGCCGCACTCAGCTCCTCGGGCTCGGCGGTCCTCGGCTCCGCTCGGCTCGGCTGGGCCTGGCCGGCCCGCGCGGCCTCCTCCCTCGCCCGGGCGCTCCCGCTCCCGCTCCCCGGCCCGCCATGGCCAAGGCCCCGGGCTCGGCGCCGGCGGCGGGCGGCGGGCCGGCGGGCCGCTGCTCGGCCTACAAGCTGGCGCTGGCGGCGCTGCTGGCCGTGGCGCTGCTGCAGTTCGTCTACCTGTCGCTGCTGGCCGGCCTGCACGGGCACGAGCAGCGGCGCCGCTACGGCCAGCTCTTCCCGGGCGGCGCGGCCCTGGGCGCCGGGCTGCAGCGGCGCGCGGCCGAGAGCGCCAAGGAGCAGCTGCGGGCCGTGCTGGCGGCCGGCGGCGCCCTGGACGCCAGCGGCGACTACCGCGTGTACCGGCACGTGCTGGGCGACCCCGCGCGGCGGCCGCGCGACGCCCCGCTGCTGGCCACGCACGCCAGCCTGGGCAACCTGGGCCACGTGGGCACGCTGCTGGAGCGCTGGGCCGGGCCGCTGGCCGTGGCCGTGTTCGCCGCGCGGCCGGACGAGGCGCAGCTGGCCACCGTGCTGAGCTACGCGCTGGGCGCGCTGTGCACGCAGGCCGTGCGCGAGCGGCTGACCATGCACCTGGTGTGCCCGGCGCGCGCCGAGGCCGCCGTGCCCGACCCGCGCCAGCCCGGCGAGTTCGCGCGCCTCGGCAGCTGCCGCGACGTGTTCAGCAGCCTGGGCGCCCGCAGCCGCGCCGGCCGCAACTACGCGCTGGCCGCCAACGTCTCCTACCCCAACAACCTGCTGCGCAACGTGGCCCGCGAGGGCGCCGGCCACGCGCTGGTGCTGGACGCCGACATGGTGCCCAGCGAGGGGCTCTGGGCCGGCCTGCTGGAGCTGCTGCGCGCGGGCGGGGCCGCGGCCGGCCGGGCGCTGGTGCTGCCCGCCTTCGAGATCCGCCGCGGGGTGCGCGTGCCCCGCACCAAGGTGGAGCTCCTGCGCTTCCTCAAGATGGGCCACGTGCGCCCCTTCTACGCCGAGCTGTGCCCGCGCTGCCAGGCCCCCACCAACTACTCGCGCTGGCTGGC
The Macrotis lagotis isolate mMagLag1 chromosome 3, bilby.v1.9.chrom.fasta, whole genome shotgun sequence genome window above contains:
- the B4GAT1 gene encoding beta-1,4-glucuronyltransferase 1; its protein translation is MAKAPGSAPAAGGGPAGRCSAYKLALAALLAVALLQFVYLSLLAGLHGHEQRRRYGQLFPGGAALGAGLQRRAAESAKEQLRAVLAAGGALDASGDYRVYRHVLGDPARRPRDAPLLATHASLGNLGHVGTLLERWAGPLAVAVFAARPDEAQLATVLSYALGALCTQAVRERLTMHLVCPARAEAAVPDPRQPGEFARLGSCRDVFSSLGARSRAGRNYALAANVSYPNNLLRNVAREGAGHALVLDADMVPSEGLWAGLLELLRAGGAAAGRALVLPAFEIRRGVRVPRTKVELLRFLKMGHVRPFYAELCPRCQAPTNYSRWLALPLGGPLRPAYRVTWQDPWEPFYVAGGAVPAYDERFRQYGFNRISQACELHVAGYEFEVLNEAFLVHQGFKMPGDFHPQKEAENQRNKILFRQFKQELKLKYPDSPRRC